In one window of Mucilaginibacter auburnensis DNA:
- a CDS encoding response regulator, with the protein MNEIRLIIADDHDLFRNGLVELLKKHEDIKIVKSVADGFELFNLIKEGFDADIVLLDLTMPKMDGFEVLKELKNLEAKIKPIVISMHSAGNYIAKCAKMGAYGYLLKNTDESELIFAIRTVQKGKKYFSAEISEKMINFMSAQSVSDGVLSNKETEVLGLISKGFTTKEIAAKLFVSTRTIETHRNSILKKLEVKNTAELIKKATEINLI; encoded by the coding sequence ATGAATGAGATAAGATTAATAATTGCTGACGACCACGATCTTTTTAGAAATGGGCTTGTTGAGTTACTCAAAAAGCATGAAGACATTAAAATTGTTAAAAGCGTTGCTGATGGCTTTGAGCTTTTCAATTTAATAAAAGAGGGGTTTGATGCAGATATAGTTTTGCTTGATCTTACTATGCCTAAAATGGACGGTTTTGAGGTTTTGAAAGAATTAAAAAACTTAGAAGCTAAAATAAAACCCATTGTAATATCTATGCATAGCGCTGGTAATTACATTGCAAAATGCGCCAAAATGGGTGCATACGGATATTTATTAAAGAATACTGATGAATCTGAATTGATCTTCGCAATCAGAACTGTGCAAAAGGGGAAGAAATATTTTAGCGCAGAAATTTCTGAGAAAATGATCAATTTTATGTCTGCGCAAAGCGTAAGCGATGGTGTTTTATCAAACAAAGAGACCGAGGTGTTGGGGCTGATATCTAAGGGATTTACTACAAAAGAAATAGCTGCTAAATTATTTGTTAGTACCCGAACAATAGAAACCCACCGCAACAGCATCCTTAAAAAACTTGAGGTAAAAAACACAGCAGAGCTTATTAAAAAAGCTACTGAAATAAATCTGATATAA
- a CDS encoding acyltransferase family protein has translation MPVATKTRLLSLDVFRGATVAAMILVNNPGDWGHIYEPLEHSAWNGCTPTDLIFPFFLFIVGVSVVYAMESKAEVKTNHSKMLWSALRRMVILIAISLITQLLFHPGFAHLRFPGVLQRIGVVYFIGTVLFIKTSQRTRDVLFAVLLTGYYIVMVWIPVPDTGKPSLDPETNMGAWVDRVVFSTNHLWSESKTWDPEGLLGTLPAIATCLFGIRVGSWLKRKDRDDAVKVSWLFTYGIVAIIVGLVWGLFFPINKALWTSSFVLYTGGWATVTLALCYWVIDVHGHKNIATFFVPLGVNAITAYVLSSYIPHYITNKPYFGGKSLYKVLFEPYFQLYVGSALSGLLLVFIIWGLMYILYRRKIVIKV, from the coding sequence ATGCCCGTAGCTACAAAAACCCGCCTGCTCTCGCTCGATGTATTTCGGGGTGCAACGGTCGCTGCCATGATATTGGTAAACAATCCCGGCGACTGGGGGCACATTTATGAGCCGTTGGAGCACTCTGCCTGGAACGGCTGCACTCCTACCGATCTGATCTTTCCTTTCTTCCTATTCATAGTAGGTGTATCCGTCGTATACGCCATGGAAAGTAAAGCTGAGGTAAAAACCAATCACTCAAAAATGCTGTGGAGCGCCTTGAGGCGTATGGTGATACTCATTGCCATAAGCCTGATAACGCAATTGCTGTTTCATCCGGGTTTTGCGCATCTGCGTTTTCCGGGAGTACTACAACGCATTGGTGTGGTGTATTTCATCGGCACTGTACTCTTTATTAAAACAAGCCAGAGAACGCGGGATGTGCTCTTTGCCGTCTTGCTGACAGGCTATTATATTGTAATGGTGTGGATACCAGTACCCGATACCGGCAAACCCAGCCTCGACCCCGAAACCAATATGGGCGCCTGGGTTGACCGGGTGGTGTTCTCTACCAACCACTTGTGGTCTGAATCAAAAACCTGGGATCCGGAAGGTTTACTGGGTACGCTACCTGCCATTGCTACCTGTTTGTTTGGTATACGAGTAGGTAGTTGGTTAAAACGCAAAGACCGCGACGATGCTGTTAAAGTAAGCTGGCTGTTTACTTATGGTATAGTAGCAATAATTGTTGGTTTAGTGTGGGGCTTGTTCTTTCCTATTAACAAAGCTTTATGGACCAGTTCCTTTGTGTTATATACGGGCGGTTGGGCTACGGTTACTTTGGCTTTGTGCTATTGGGTGATAGACGTGCACGGCCATAAAAATATTGCCACATTTTTTGTTCCACTTGGGGTAAATGCCATAACTGCTTATGTACTGTCAAGCTACATTCCGCACTACATTACTAACAAGCCTTATTTTGGTGGTAAAAGCCTGTACAAAGTTTTATTTGAACCTTACTTTCAGTTGTATGTTGGCTCGGCGCTTAGCGGGCTGTTATTGGTGTTTATTATATGGGGTTTAATGTACATTTTGTACAGGCGTAAAATTGTGATAAAGGTTTAA
- a CDS encoding energy transducer TonB: MRRLKKAVAIALVCATGLAFSANAQSKKPDAPKPPQKKGNVYTSVDTAPSFPGGLEALGKYLASAVKYPAADRENNVQGKVFVSFIVETNGKVSNVKALRGPSKTLIAEGVRVMKASPNWVAGKQKGKPVRVEFTVPINFVMNES; encoded by the coding sequence ATGAGAAGATTAAAAAAAGCGGTTGCAATTGCGTTGGTATGTGCAACAGGACTCGCATTTAGCGCCAATGCGCAGTCAAAAAAGCCGGATGCACCTAAACCTCCGCAAAAAAAAGGAAATGTTTATACATCTGTAGATACTGCTCCTTCATTTCCGGGCGGGTTAGAGGCATTGGGCAAATACCTTGCGTCAGCAGTAAAATATCCGGCTGCTGATAGGGAGAATAACGTACAGGGAAAAGTATTTGTGTCATTTATCGTTGAAACAAATGGTAAAGTATCAAATGTAAAAGCCTTACGCGGACCCTCTAAAACATTAATTGCAGAAGGAGTTAGGGTGATGAAGGCTTCGCCTAATTGGGTAGCCGGTAAACAAAAAGGCAAGCCGGTAAGAGTAGAGTTTACAGTGCCGATCAACTTTGTAATGAATGAATCTTGA
- a CDS encoding acyltransferase family protein produces MNGEFKVNNFDLLRIFAATEVLFIHSLSHFGIKLPLWLDILSNFSGVPMFFVISGFLISAAYERNSDLKIYFSNRAYRIFPALWVCLLVTIVVISVAAKISFINSQTIPWFIAQCVGLIYTPSFLENFGFGSYNGSLWTIPIELQFYLVLPAAYWAINKVTSSEKKKTVAVIVLAIVFTIIAYLVARYYTVTDFSLETRTQKLLRYSFVPHVFLFFVGNVLQRAKVYQSNLIYNKGLYWAAIYLAFCYIFPGSVLKDVLSKILLGVCTISLAYSMPKLSAKVLRGNDISYGVYIYHGLIIGVLVHLKFMTITGVMIVFAGAYVLGYLSWIAVEHPILKFKKRSIRRVPD; encoded by the coding sequence ATGAACGGAGAATTTAAGGTAAATAATTTTGATCTTCTAAGGATATTCGCTGCTACTGAGGTTCTATTTATCCATTCTCTATCACATTTTGGTATCAAATTGCCGTTGTGGCTGGATATATTATCAAATTTTAGCGGTGTACCCATGTTTTTTGTGATAAGTGGTTTCCTTATCTCTGCAGCATATGAGCGTAATAGCGATTTGAAGATATATTTTTCTAATCGTGCGTACAGAATTTTTCCGGCTTTATGGGTATGTCTGCTTGTTACCATTGTGGTTATTTCTGTAGCAGCTAAAATTAGTTTCATCAACAGCCAAACTATACCCTGGTTTATTGCGCAGTGTGTTGGGCTGATTTATACGCCGTCATTTTTAGAGAACTTCGGCTTTGGGTCATATAACGGAAGTTTATGGACCATACCTATAGAATTACAGTTTTACCTAGTGTTGCCTGCTGCTTACTGGGCAATTAATAAGGTAACAAGTTCTGAAAAGAAAAAAACGGTGGCTGTTATTGTACTGGCTATTGTATTTACAATAATTGCTTATTTAGTAGCCAGATATTATACCGTAACAGATTTCAGTTTAGAAACCCGAACACAAAAACTGTTACGTTACAGCTTTGTACCTCACGTGTTTTTGTTTTTTGTAGGTAATGTTTTGCAGCGGGCAAAAGTTTATCAATCTAATCTTATCTACAACAAAGGACTGTATTGGGCAGCTATTTATTTAGCCTTTTGCTACATTTTTCCCGGGAGTGTGCTTAAAGATGTATTAAGTAAAATTCTGTTGGGTGTGTGTACCATTTCGTTAGCATACAGCATGCCTAAACTGTCTGCCAAGGTGTTGCGCGGAAATGATATCTCTTACGGCGTTTACATTTATCATGGCTTGATCATTGGCGTTTTAGTTCATTTAAAATTTATGACTATTACTGGTGTTATGATTGTTTTTGCTGGTGCTTATGTGTTAGGATACTTGTCGTGGATAGCTGTTGAACACCCAATTTTAAAGTTCAAGAAACGAAGTATACGGCGCGTGCCCGATTGA
- a CDS encoding M56 family metallopeptidase, translated as MSWWHYLLLVNFYLLLFFAFYALLLRRETFFQLNRIYLVAASLLSFAIPLIQAEWVKNLFITKQVQSSLYSAGAEFVVYSSKSVAPSVTIGHMVTGLYIIVTLFLTLRLLWQLIVLKKQIEKPSPSAAYSFFKKISLGKEAAEHEAIANHEQVHAKQWHSVDVMIIETVMIINWFNPVVYLYRFAIKYIHEYIADMQVISSGTDKADYALLLLSQTFDVPVHRLANPFYSQSMLKKRIMMLQKSRSHRIMLFKYCLSAPLFILMMILSSATVNNSTAVTSINNGVKKVLQADVAEVVEGISDHAEITPDEFNDEIPPPVVLPAVSAKGYYGNYNLKQEAYKNMTVEELVADNKVFVSVEQAPAFPGGLPALGKYLSENVKYPAQSREDGVQGKVFVTFVVEADGSLSDIRAVRGPSADLNAEGVRLISNSPKWDPGVQNGTKVRTQYTVPINFVLSDEDALPNDKVFTSVEKSPEFPGGMAAFGRYLTKNLKFPAEMRSRGLQGKVFVTFIVGADGQLSEIKALRGPSDEFKEEAIRVIANSPRWTPGFQNGRSVRVQYTIPIDFRIAFDDAQTSNAFGETPVIAYAQKPGGSSNVNSKPLMYVDGVKYE; from the coding sequence ATGAGCTGGTGGCATTATTTATTGTTGGTAAACTTTTACCTGCTACTGTTTTTTGCCTTTTACGCGTTGCTTTTGCGACGTGAAACTTTTTTCCAGCTCAACAGAATATACCTGGTGGCGGCGTCGCTATTGTCTTTCGCCATACCACTTATACAAGCAGAATGGGTTAAGAATCTGTTTATTACTAAACAAGTCCAATCATCACTGTATAGTGCAGGAGCTGAGTTTGTAGTTTACAGCTCAAAATCTGTAGCTCCCTCTGTTACCATAGGGCATATGGTAACTGGTTTATACATAATAGTTACCTTATTTCTAACCTTGCGTTTGTTATGGCAGTTAATTGTGCTTAAAAAGCAAATTGAAAAGCCATCTCCTTCGGCTGCCTACTCTTTCTTCAAAAAAATAAGTTTAGGTAAAGAGGCAGCAGAACATGAGGCCATTGCTAACCACGAACAGGTACACGCCAAACAATGGCACTCGGTTGATGTAATGATCATTGAAACGGTAATGATCATTAACTGGTTTAATCCGGTGGTTTACCTGTACCGTTTTGCCATCAAATACATTCACGAGTACATTGCAGATATGCAGGTGATAAGCAGTGGTACTGACAAGGCCGACTATGCGCTGCTGCTGCTAAGTCAAACTTTTGATGTCCCGGTGCATCGTCTTGCTAATCCGTTTTACAGCCAGAGTATGCTTAAAAAGCGTATCATGATGCTGCAAAAAAGCAGGTCGCACCGAATAATGCTTTTTAAATATTGCCTGTCGGCTCCCTTATTTATATTAATGATGATACTTTCATCGGCAACGGTGAATAATAGTACCGCAGTAACAAGCATTAATAATGGTGTTAAAAAGGTTTTACAGGCTGATGTTGCCGAAGTAGTTGAGGGCATAAGCGACCACGCCGAAATTACCCCCGACGAGTTTAATGACGAGATTCCGCCACCGGTGGTATTGCCTGCAGTAAGCGCTAAAGGCTATTATGGTAATTACAACCTAAAGCAGGAAGCCTACAAGAATATGACGGTTGAAGAACTTGTGGCTGATAACAAAGTGTTTGTTTCGGTGGAGCAGGCGCCGGCATTTCCCGGTGGTTTACCAGCCCTTGGCAAATATCTGTCTGAAAACGTTAAGTACCCGGCTCAAAGCAGAGAGGATGGGGTACAGGGTAAGGTTTTTGTAACTTTTGTTGTAGAAGCCGATGGCTCACTTTCAGATATTCGCGCAGTGCGCGGCCCTTCTGCAGACCTGAATGCTGAAGGCGTGCGTTTGATCAGTAACTCACCAAAATGGGATCCGGGTGTTCAAAACGGAACTAAAGTAAGAACCCAATACACGGTGCCAATTAACTTCGTACTATCAGATGAGGATGCCTTGCCTAATGATAAAGTATTTACAAGCGTTGAAAAATCGCCTGAGTTCCCCGGTGGCATGGCAGCATTTGGACGTTATTTAACCAAAAACCTTAAATTCCCGGCAGAGATGCGCAGCAGGGGCTTACAAGGAAAAGTATTTGTGACTTTTATTGTGGGTGCCGATGGGCAGCTTTCAGAAATTAAGGCTTTAAGGGGGCCAAGTGATGAGTTTAAAGAAGAAGCCATTAGGGTTATTGCCAACTCGCCAAGATGGACACCCGGCTTTCAAAACGGGCGGTCGGTAAGGGTGCAATATACCATCCCTATTGATTTCAGAATAGCGTTTGACGATGCACAAACAAGCAATGCTTTTGGCGAAACTCCCGTTATTGCTTACGCACAAAAGCCGGGCGGCAGCAGCAACGTTAACAGCAAGCCTTTAATGTATGTTGATGGTGTGAAGTATGAATAA
- a CDS encoding BlaI/MecI/CopY family transcriptional regulator: protein MEIKELTRAEEQLMQILWQLEKGFVKDVIELLPEPKPAYNTVSTIIRILETKGFVSHNAYGKSHEYYPVISKEQYQNFATDKLMSGYFDNSVQHMFSYFVKKEKIDLKEADEILKLIEKLKSK from the coding sequence ATGGAAATTAAAGAACTGACACGCGCTGAGGAACAATTGATGCAAATTTTATGGCAACTTGAAAAAGGTTTTGTTAAGGATGTAATTGAATTACTGCCTGAGCCTAAACCAGCTTATAATACTGTATCAACCATCATCAGGATACTGGAGACGAAGGGGTTTGTGAGCCATAATGCTTATGGCAAAAGCCATGAGTATTACCCTGTAATAAGTAAAGAGCAGTATCAAAACTTTGCTACTGATAAATTGATGAGTGGTTATTTTGATAACTCGGTACAGCACATGTTCTCGTACTTTGTTAAAAAAGAGAAAATTGACCTTAAAGAGGCCGATGAGATACTCAAACTAATTGAGAAACTTAAAAGCAAATAA
- a CDS encoding MBL fold metallo-hydrolase RNA specificity domain-containing protein, producing the protein MEIIFHGAARNVTGSKHLIKLDNGTSILLDCGMFQGLGEDTDGLNEHFGFNPLKVDYLILSHAHIDHCGLIPRLVAEGFKGTIFCTPATMDLARILLMDSAHIQMQDVEYSNKHRERKGLPLLEPLYTDEQAMEALRLFKIVEYGEHYAITPEIKFHLTDAGHILGSAAVHLVINENGKETRITFSGDVGRYGDLLLKNPQRFPQADYILMESTYGDSLHKDIGPIEDALLDIIKQTCLVKKGKLIIPAFSVGRTQELLYALNGLELKGVLPDVPYYVDSPLSEKATQVIKSHPEVYNNGVKEVMKIDADPFAFKGLSFVPSTEASIALNKDDRPCVVISASGMAEAGRIKHHIKYAIENPKNTILMVGYCEPNSLGGRLLRGEKVVHIFGDEYDVKAEVAEIRSMSAHGDYEDLLHFLKCQDPTKVRTLFLVHGEYEVQQHFAERLKANGFAHVEIPHQHQKVVLE; encoded by the coding sequence ATGGAGATAATTTTTCACGGAGCTGCACGCAACGTTACCGGCAGCAAACATTTAATAAAACTTGATAACGGCACATCCATACTGCTTGATTGCGGTATGTTTCAGGGATTAGGCGAAGATACCGATGGCCTGAATGAACATTTTGGTTTTAACCCTTTAAAGGTAGACTACCTTATTCTGTCGCATGCGCACATTGACCACTGCGGTTTGATACCGCGCCTGGTAGCCGAAGGCTTTAAAGGCACCATATTTTGCACACCGGCTACAATGGACCTTGCACGGATACTATTAATGGATTCGGCACACATTCAAATGCAGGATGTGGAGTACAGCAACAAACATCGCGAGCGTAAAGGGCTGCCCCTGCTTGAACCTTTGTATACGGATGAGCAAGCTATGGAGGCACTCCGTTTATTTAAAATAGTTGAATATGGAGAGCACTATGCCATTACGCCCGAGATAAAATTTCATCTTACTGATGCGGGACACATTTTAGGCAGCGCGGCTGTGCATTTGGTAATTAATGAAAATGGCAAGGAAACGCGTATTACTTTTAGTGGCGATGTTGGCCGTTATGGCGATCTGCTGTTGAAAAATCCACAGCGTTTTCCGCAGGCCGACTACATTTTAATGGAGTCTACCTACGGCGATTCATTACATAAAGATATTGGCCCTATTGAAGATGCCTTGCTGGATATAATTAAGCAAACCTGTTTGGTAAAAAAAGGCAAGCTCATTATTCCAGCGTTTAGCGTGGGCCGCACGCAGGAGCTTCTATATGCTCTAAACGGCCTGGAGCTGAAGGGCGTATTGCCCGATGTGCCTTATTATGTGGATAGTCCGCTATCAGAAAAAGCTACGCAAGTAATTAAAAGTCACCCGGAGGTGTATAATAACGGCGTTAAGGAAGTGATGAAAATAGACGCAGATCCGTTTGCTTTTAAAGGATTAAGCTTTGTGCCATCTACCGAAGCATCCATCGCCTTAAATAAAGATGACCGCCCCTGCGTTGTAATCTCAGCATCGGGCATGGCCGAGGCAGGCCGGATAAAGCACCATATAAAATATGCTATTGAAAATCCTAAAAACACTATTTTAATGGTAGGCTATTGCGAACCCAACTCGTTAGGCGGGCGTTTGCTGCGTGGCGAAAAGGTGGTGCATATTTTTGGTGATGAATATGATGTAAAAGCTGAAGTAGCGGAGATACGCTCTATGAGTGCCCATGGCGATTATGAGGACTTGCTGCATTTTTTAAAATGCCAGGACCCTACTAAAGTGCGTACACTGTTTTTAGTACATGGCGAATATGAGGTACAGCAGCATTTTGCTGAAAGGCTAAAAGCCAACGGCTTTGCACACGTAGAGATACCACATCAGCATCAAAAGGTAGTGTTGGAGTAA
- a CDS encoding tannase/feruloyl esterase family alpha/beta hydrolase translates to MIKPVILKVILFILIAGPLFGQINTSNITITKADLEKAGRSIPASAIGEPVGSVVLYEPRWVEATGTMPAHGIIEGSIMPVDPKGWPINFRVILPSNWSLRGMQQGGGGMNGTIGVSARGTALGKGFVLYGSDSGHQAGGMGPANGPNKPLATGPAGGDEWALNDEAVKNLAYMQMKKTHDAAMVIMERVYGKKPVYNYYVGTSQGGREALTVAQRYPADYDGIIANVPILNNSTLMLAPVLVRIQEKPLDNWVTLAKVKAITAEFLRQCDALDGIADGMINNYMAARAIFNVKDGVGPKDPWKALRTPNGLDPNPADTSVNAKLTNGQIKTLEFMYSPYTWKAPLANGVRSFGMWLPNTSPADFGLIANTRFKGQEGAPDNARLFTHLGIAGVTGFLMQDLKANSLDYVEDGKWTKRRQEISTWLDATNPDLAAFYKRGGKMIITSGLMDNLASDGAQLDYYQSLIDKMGRQKVDDFARLFVVPHGGHGLSGKGYNVNGEGKGVKAKNIAAPNGDDNLDLLVSWVEKKQAPAKTLVVDEKGKIGTDKYVKGYLLCSYPNYPQYTTGAVEDASSYVSASPDLKSLK, encoded by the coding sequence ATGATAAAGCCAGTTATACTTAAAGTAATTTTATTTATCCTAATAGCCGGACCGCTATTCGGGCAAATTAATACGTCTAACATTACCATTACTAAAGCTGATCTGGAAAAAGCCGGACGATCAATCCCTGCTTCGGCCATTGGTGAGCCGGTTGGTTCTGTTGTGCTGTATGAGCCGCGTTGGGTTGAAGCAACTGGTACCATGCCAGCGCATGGCATTATTGAGGGTTCAATTATGCCGGTTGATCCTAAAGGATGGCCCATTAATTTTAGGGTGATATTGCCCTCAAATTGGTCGCTTAGAGGAATGCAGCAGGGTGGAGGTGGTATGAATGGCACAATTGGTGTTAGCGCAAGGGGAACTGCGTTGGGCAAAGGCTTTGTACTTTACGGCAGTGACAGCGGTCACCAGGCAGGTGGCATGGGGCCTGCAAACGGACCCAACAAACCTTTAGCTACGGGCCCGGCAGGTGGAGACGAATGGGCGCTGAATGATGAAGCTGTGAAGAATCTGGCATACATGCAAATGAAGAAAACGCATGACGCAGCAATGGTGATCATGGAACGTGTGTATGGTAAAAAACCTGTATATAATTATTATGTAGGTACATCGCAGGGTGGCCGTGAAGCGTTGACGGTTGCGCAACGTTACCCCGCAGATTATGATGGCATAATAGCCAATGTTCCCATCTTGAACAATTCAACCCTGATGTTAGCTCCGGTGTTAGTTCGTATACAGGAAAAACCTTTAGATAATTGGGTAACGCTCGCAAAAGTTAAAGCTATTACAGCCGAATTTTTAAGGCAGTGCGATGCGCTTGATGGTATTGCAGATGGCATGATCAACAATTATATGGCCGCGCGTGCTATATTTAATGTAAAGGACGGCGTTGGGCCTAAAGACCCATGGAAGGCTTTAAGAACCCCAAACGGCTTAGACCCCAACCCGGCAGATACATCGGTAAATGCTAAACTTACCAACGGGCAAATAAAAACTTTAGAGTTTATGTACAGCCCATATACCTGGAAAGCACCACTGGCCAATGGTGTTAGATCATTCGGTATGTGGTTGCCAAATACTTCCCCTGCTGATTTCGGTTTAATTGCCAATACCCGTTTTAAAGGTCAGGAAGGTGCGCCGGATAATGCGCGTTTATTTACCCACCTTGGTATAGCCGGGGTTACCGGATTTTTGATGCAGGATCTGAAAGCAAATTCGCTTGACTATGTTGAAGATGGAAAATGGACGAAGCGCAGGCAGGAAATATCAACCTGGCTGGATGCTACCAACCCTGATCTTGCTGCATTTTATAAGCGCGGCGGAAAAATGATCATTACCAGTGGTTTAATGGACAACCTGGCATCTGATGGCGCTCAACTGGATTACTATCAATCGCTGATAGATAAAATGGGCCGACAAAAAGTTGATGACTTTGCCCGCCTGTTTGTAGTACCGCATGGCGGCCACGGTTTAAGCGGAAAGGGGTATAACGTTAACGGCGAAGGAAAAGGTGTTAAAGCAAAAAACATAGCAGCACCAAATGGTGATGATAACTTGGACCTGTTAGTGTCATGGGTTGAAAAGAAGCAGGCGCCTGCTAAAACGCTTGTTGTTGATGAAAAAGGCAAAATCGGGACAGATAAATATGTAAAAGGATACTTGTTATGCTCTTATCCTAATTATCCCCAATATACTACCGGGGCCGTTGAAGATGCTTCATCCTACGTAAGTGCCTCTCCTGATCTGAAATCACTAAAATAA
- a CDS encoding sensor histidine kinase, with product MNDRILMQLNSIETLESIQIEKLIKTKWNSFASTQIDNSDIDSNVFRLPDSVKAIDGIHDLTSYHKDKKATIGFILNTEKGRKIEVIDYSDIQNILLERTGMGKSGETYLVGQDFRMRSESRFFPHKKPYDITVKTKGVISALKGVNGRGILDDYRGIPVYSVHSLIKISNLKLVILSEIDVSEVTKPLDELKRRLTTLTFVIFLVAVTLSLFLTRIIIDPIKNMRNSLRIMAKGDYHQTIEYKRSSSEIKEMFDALSQLKASLQGAVKFSEAIGNMDLTTNYQPNSANDVLGKSLLTMRDKLIDFKHQEDNSRTISNRLLVNGLENERRRLSRELHDGVGPYLISLKYYIENNVENALEKTEMKRIVDETISEIRSMSNALMPASIDDFGIGVTLTNYIENLNRSTSISIEYEDLTRQENSNITNHQAINLFRICQELLNNSIKHSKAKNIRITLSEFDEFISLFYFDDGIGFDINTVKLGSGITNIKERVDICNGEVTINALPGNTTFEIELPIEL from the coding sequence TTGAACGATAGGATCTTGATGCAATTGAATTCCATCGAAACCCTTGAAAGTATTCAAATAGAAAAGCTGATAAAAACGAAATGGAATAGCTTTGCGTCGACTCAAATAGATAACTCGGATATAGACAGCAACGTTTTTCGGCTTCCCGATAGCGTGAAAGCAATTGATGGCATTCACGATCTTACGTCTTATCATAAAGATAAAAAAGCAACAATAGGGTTTATTTTAAATACCGAAAAAGGTAGGAAAATTGAAGTAATAGATTACAGCGATATACAAAACATCCTGTTGGAGCGAACTGGTATGGGCAAGAGCGGAGAGACTTATCTTGTTGGTCAGGATTTTAGAATGCGTTCAGAATCCCGCTTCTTTCCTCATAAAAAACCTTATGATATTACCGTAAAAACGAAGGGCGTTATTAGCGCTCTGAAAGGTGTAAACGGAAGAGGCATTTTAGATGATTACAGAGGCATTCCTGTTTATAGCGTACACAGCCTGATAAAAATTTCAAATTTAAAGCTGGTCATTCTCTCCGAGATTGATGTAAGTGAAGTTACCAAACCCTTAGATGAATTGAAGAGAAGGCTAACTACACTAACTTTTGTTATTTTCTTAGTTGCTGTAACCCTTTCTCTTTTCCTTACACGCATCATTATAGATCCAATAAAAAATATGCGTAATAGCCTGAGAATAATGGCAAAAGGCGACTACCATCAGACTATTGAGTATAAAAGAAGTTCAAGTGAAATAAAGGAAATGTTTGATGCGCTCTCTCAACTGAAAGCTTCTTTACAAGGCGCTGTGAAGTTTTCTGAGGCCATTGGCAATATGGATCTGACCACTAATTATCAACCCAATAGTGCTAATGATGTTCTTGGGAAAAGCCTGCTGACAATGAGAGATAAGCTGATTGATTTTAAACATCAGGAAGATAATAGCAGAACAATATCCAATAGGTTACTGGTAAATGGTTTAGAAAACGAAAGGCGCCGACTGTCAAGAGAACTTCATGACGGGGTTGGCCCATATTTAATTTCTTTGAAGTACTACATTGAAAACAACGTTGAGAATGCGTTGGAGAAAACCGAAATGAAAAGAATAGTAGACGAAACCATTTCTGAGATCAGATCGATGTCAAACGCGTTAATGCCTGCTTCAATAGACGATTTTGGGATTGGCGTAACATTAACCAACTATATTGAAAATTTGAACAGATCAACCAGTATAAGTATTGAATACGAGGATCTTACCAGGCAGGAAAATTCAAATATCACCAACCATCAGGCAATCAATCTTTTTAGAATTTGCCAGGAGTTGCTTAATAACTCAATAAAACATTCCAAAGCGAAAAACATACGTATCACACTTTCAGAATTTGACGAGTTTATTTCACTTTTTTATTTTGATGATGGTATTGGTTTTGATATTAATACAGTAAAACTGGGGTCTGGCATCACTAACATTAAAGAACGTGTAGATATTTGTAATGGTGAAGTAACTATCAACGCTTTACCTGGAAATACCACTTTCGAAATTGAACTACCTATTGAGCTATGA